CAATGCCATGGAAAACAAGGTAGTCCTCGAATCGATTAAACTTCAGTATAACTATTTCAAAATTCTAGCAATATAAATATGCCAGTAGTAATTCGAGAACTTGTTATACGAGCCAATGTGACTGAAAATTCTCAAGATGAGTCAGCCTTCTCTTCTGCTAAGAGTCAATCTTCAAAAGAAGAAATTATCAAAGAATGTGTTGAGCAGGTGATGGAAATTTTGAAACAAAAAACAGAACGTTAGCATGGATATTTTCACAGGAATGGAGGGTAAGTTGACCAAAATGAAAATAAGCATTTGTGAAAACACTGAGCCTTTTAATCCACGCACTGGCGACGATTACGAATTTGTGGTTTTGGTGAACCCGGAGCAAATAAAACAGAAGTACGCAACTCAGTTTGACGAGTCACAGGCTGATGGAGCAACGGGTGCCGATGTTCGTTTCCGTGTGCAAAAGCCGCAGCAGTTTGAAACCGATTTGCTATTCGACAGTACCGGTGTGATTGCCAATGACCAGATGCCGCTTTCCAATATTTTGGGAACAAAACAGACGGAAGGAGTTGACTCACAATTGGAGCGTTTCAAAAAAATTGTGTTTAAGTACGATGGCGAAAAACATGAGCCCAACTTGCTGCAAATTCAATGGGGAAGCTTTTTGTTTCGTGGGAAGTTAAAAGATTTAGTCATTACTTACTCGCTTTTCAAGCCAGATGGAACACCGATTCGGGCAAAAGCGAAATGCACATTTGTTGAGTCCATGGCCGACGCGTTGAGGGCTGCTCGTGAACGAAGAAGGTCGCCAGATTTAACACACGTTCGAACGTTCAAGAACGATGAAAATCTGCCTTTAATGGCACATCGGGTTTATAAAGATCCGGGCTATTATCGGGAAGTTGCAAAAGCAAATAAATTACGTAGCCTACGCCAGATTAAAATTGGTACACCAATTCATTTTCCACCCATAAATAAAACGAGCCGATGACAAATCAACGGGAAATACCAGCTCCTTCTTCTAATGGCGTTGTAACCTTCACAATCCTAATTAACGGAGAGCCAACGCAAGATTCCATTGGGGTGAAGTCGATTTTTGTAACTAAAGAGGTGAACCGGATTTCCTATGCTCAGCTAAGTATTGTGGATGGTTCAGTTGCTCAAGAAGATTTTGAAATTAGTAGTGGCCCGTTGTTTTTGCCGGGAAATGAAATCGAAATTCAGCTTGGATATAGTTCCGAGGAACAAACAATATTTAAAGGAATTATTACAAAACATCGCTTGAAGGCGCGTAATAATAGTTCGTCGGAATTGCGAATTGAATGTCGGGACCATGCCTACAAAATGACTTTAAACCGGAATAGTAAATACTTTCATGAATTGACTGACGGAGAGCTCTGTGAGCAGATGGCCTCAGAAAATGGTGTTGAAACCGACAACATTGAAACGGACACATTTACAAATGCCAGCATTGTGCAGATGAATGTTTCAGATTGGGACTTTTTATTGAGTCGTTCCGAAGCTTGCAATAAACTGCTTTTTACCGACGATGGCAAGTTGAGTTTTAAAAAACCGGATTTGAGCAATGAGCCCGTATTAAAAC
The window above is part of the uncultured Sunxiuqinia sp. genome. Proteins encoded here:
- a CDS encoding DUF5908 family protein; the protein is MPVVIRELVIRANVTENSQDESAFSSAKSQSSKEEIIKECVEQVMEILKQKTER